One genomic region from Tachysurus fulvidraco isolate hzauxx_2018 chromosome 14, HZAU_PFXX_2.0, whole genome shotgun sequence encodes:
- the ppardb gene encoding peroxisome proliferator-activated receptor delta b, whose translation MEGVEREASMGKSGSLAELTVVQSVVALDELTEDERSPQPDLNFPHITEDTTWLMVQEGESNPFELQSLGSASGEEGESKEAMDNLCVQNGEEAEKDKPQNNSSTTITTSTCPEPLQSSTLSLSDHLKLGRDESEGTGLNVECKICGDKASGFHYGVHACEGCKGFFRRTIRMKLEYERCERACRIQKKNRNKCQYCRFQKCLSLGMSHDAIRYGRMPEAEKKKLVAGLLAGEKSLLNPGGSDLKTLAKHVNSAYQKNLNMTKKKARSILTGKTNCTPPFVIHDMDSLWQAENGLVWNQLNGAPPNKEIGVHVFYRCQCTTVETVRELTEYAKNIPGFVELFLNDQVTLLKYGVHEAIFAMLPSLMNKDGLLVANGKGFVTREFLRSLRKPFSEIMEPKFEFAVKFNALELDDSDLALFVAAIILCGDRPGLINVKQVEQIQDSILQALDQHLQAHHPESVHLFPKLLQKMADLRQLVTENAQLVQMIKKTESETSLHPLLQEIYKDMY comes from the exons ATGGAGGGAGTCGAGCGAGAAGCTTCTATGGGGAAGAGTGGCAGTCTGGCAGAGCTGACTGTCGTGCAgagcgttgtagctttggatgAGCTTACCGAAGATGAAAGGTCACCACAGCCTGACCTCAACTTTCCTCACATTACTGAGGACACAACATGGTTAATGGTTCAGGAAGGAGAATCAAACCCCTTTGAGCTGCAAAGTCTCGGCTCTGCCTCGGGTGAGGAAGGGGAAAGTAAAGAGGCCATGGACAATCTATGTGTTCAGAATGGGGAGGAAGCTGAAAAGGATAAACCACAGAACAACAGCAGTACTACAATAACAACCAGCACATGTCCAG AGCCACTTCAGAGCTCCACTCTCTCGTTGTCTGATCATTTAAAGTTGGGTCGAGATGAGTCCGAAGGTACGGGACTAAACGTGGAATGCAAGATATGTGGGGACAAAGCTTCAGGGTTCCACTACGGCGTGCATGCCTGTGAGGGCTGCAAG gGGTTTTTCAGACGCACTATTCGTATGAAGCTAGAGTATGAACGCTGCGAACGGGCCTGTCGAATACAAAAAAAGAATCGCAATAAATGCCAGTACTGCCGCTTCCAGAAGTGTCTGTCTCTCGGCATGTCACATGATG CTATACGTTATGGCCGTATGCCAGAGGCAGAGAAGAAGAAGCTCGTGGCAGGACTGCTAGCAGGAGAGAAGAGTCTGCTAAACCCTGGAGGCTCTGATCTCAAAACTTTGGCAAAGCATGTCAACTCAGCCTACCAAAAAAACCTCAATATGACCAAGAAGAAGGCACGAAGCATCCTCACTGGAAAAACCAATTGTACCCCG CCGTTTGTGATTCATGATATGGACTCATTGTGGCAAGCAGAGAATGGTTTAGTCTGGAACCAGCTGAATGGTGCTCCCCCAAACAAAGAAATCGGAGTGCATGTCTTCTACCGCTGCCAGTGCACTACAGTGGAAACTGTTCGAGAGCTCACAGAGTATGCCAAAAATATCCCTGGATTTGTAGAGCTCTTTCTTAATGATCAG GTAACTTTGTTAAAGTATGGTGTCCATGAGGCCATTTTTGCAATGCTACCATCACTCATGAATAAAGATGGGCTCTTGGTAGCAAATGGGAAAGGCTTTGTGACCAGAGAGTTTCTGCGGAGCCTGCGCAAACCCTTCAGTGAAATTATGGAACCCAAGTTTGAATTTGCTGTGAAGTTTAATGCCCTAGAGCTGGACGATAGTGACCTGGCTCTTTTTGTTGCTGCCATCATACTGTGTGGAG ACCGACCCGGCCTCATAAATGTGAAGCAGGTCGAGCAGATTCAAGACAGCATCCTTCAAGCTCTGGACCAGCATCTCCAGGCTCACCATCCAGAATCAGTCCACCTCTTCCCCAAACTGCTGCAGAAGATGGCTGACCTGAGACAGTTGGTCACAGAGAATGCTCAGCTGGTCCAGATGATTAAAAAGACTGAATCTGAGACCTCGCTCCATCCACTTCTACAAGAAATCTATAAAGACATGTATTAA